One Mesotoga sp. UBA6090 genomic region harbors:
- the cysK gene encoding cysteine synthase A: MVFHDLIGNTPMLELSSLRSSATILLKIEKNNPGGSIKDRTVLGMMLDAERKGLLRKGMTIVEPTSGNTGIAISMLAASRGYRSVVFMPESASIERVKLMKAFGAKVIRTLSDKGISGSYDEAKSFLNSNPGSMMLDQFNNEANPLFHFSTTGPEMFRQVNRELDAFICGMGTGGTVTGIGRFLKKEVQSIHIAGIEPAGSPFISEGRSGSHRIQGIGPGFRPKVLDLSVLDEVITIEDEEALSMMRWLHKKEGLMVGISSGANVAGALKLAEKGMKRIATIAPDGYERYLSVDIS; encoded by the coding sequence ATGGTATTTCATGATCTTATAGGTAATACGCCCATGTTGGAACTCAGTTCTCTCAGAAGTTCTGCGACCATCCTTCTGAAGATCGAGAAAAACAACCCTGGAGGTAGTATTAAGGACAGGACTGTCCTTGGAATGATGCTTGATGCTGAAAGGAAAGGCCTTCTCAGAAAAGGGATGACCATCGTTGAACCCACGAGCGGCAACACGGGGATCGCGATCTCCATGCTTGCAGCTTCAAGAGGTTACAGGTCGGTTGTTTTCATGCCTGAATCTGCAAGCATTGAACGAGTCAAGCTAATGAAAGCCTTTGGTGCGAAAGTGATAAGAACTCTCTCTGATAAAGGAATATCCGGTTCATATGATGAAGCTAAGAGCTTTCTCAACAGTAATCCCGGTTCAATGATGCTTGATCAGTTCAATAATGAGGCGAATCCCTTGTTTCACTTCTCTACTACTGGTCCTGAGATGTTTCGGCAGGTCAACCGAGAGCTGGACGCTTTCATTTGCGGCATGGGAACGGGAGGAACAGTAACCGGTATTGGGCGCTTTCTCAAGAAGGAAGTTCAGAGTATTCATATTGCCGGAATAGAGCCCGCTGGCTCTCCATTCATTTCGGAAGGAAGGAGCGGCTCTCACAGAATTCAGGGAATCGGTCCCGGTTTCAGACCGAAGGTCCTCGACCTTTCAGTGCTGGATGAAGTAATCACCATTGAGGACGAAGAGGCTCTCTCTATGATGAGATGGCTTCACAAGAAAGAGGGGTTAATGGTTGGAATATCATCCGGAGCCAACGTCGCAGGCGCTCTTAAGCTTGCCGAAAAGGGCATGAAAAGAATCGCAACGATCGCTCCGGATGGTTATGAAAGATACTTGAGCGTAGATATCAGTTAG
- the epsC gene encoding serine O-acetyltransferase EpsC has product MKGMNRIKQTMMDISMDVDSYLEKDPTASSKWHIIFFSAGFHGLLLYRISSLLWNNRLGLLARGLHYISRILYSMDIHPAARIEGGVVIDHGVGVVIGSTASVGTGTLIYHGVTLGSKNVMKGKRHPDIGRNVVLGAGAKVLGPIYVCDNARVGANSVVLEHVPQGSLATGIPARIHESAKNVEA; this is encoded by the coding sequence ATGAAAGGGATGAACCGCATAAAGCAAACAATGATGGATATCTCTATGGACGTAGACTCCTATCTTGAGAAGGACCCGACAGCTTCCAGCAAATGGCACATCATTTTCTTCTCGGCGGGCTTTCATGGTCTCTTGCTATACAGAATTTCCAGTCTTCTCTGGAATAACAGGCTTGGTTTGCTTGCCAGAGGCCTCCATTACATTTCAAGGATACTTTATTCAATGGATATTCACCCTGCCGCTCGAATAGAAGGTGGCGTTGTAATTGATCATGGTGTAGGCGTTGTTATAGGTTCGACAGCTTCAGTGGGAACGGGAACGCTGATTTATCACGGAGTGACTCTGGGATCAAAGAATGTGATGAAGGGAAAGCGTCACCCGGACATTGGCAGAAACGTTGTGCTTGGGGCGGGAGCGAAAGTGTTAGGGCCAATATACGTATGCGACAACGCGAGGGTCGGCGCGAACAGCGTAGTTCTTGAGCATGTTCCTCAAGGCTCTCTGGCAACAGGCATACCCGCAAGAATTCATGAGAGTGCGAAGAATGTGGAGGCTTAA
- a CDS encoding MFS transporter: MPFFLSRASSSAREIATEIFIYSNLSVTALFSQFFHSKGFSSIEIGILMAVTPTLSIIANPFWFRRSSRIGGPSVMGIVSVVSAVSVWAVFISPDFETSLIAMCFFAFFVVSIIPIAESVVVPSLRNKGKRFDRVRLFGTIGYSITALISGIILKYGFVSIFIIATVSLSTVALVSRTYPTGRKLKRSDEEIDRSSLPLQFYLLLLAGAASITIGAFGSTFLPVLTSERGFEVSSTGFAFSLMAFSEVPFLFFAEKVVERLGNTRLLVIGIFATGLRWFLTSMATSFPIFLLLQMLHGINYIVVYYSVMNYIHTRFEASKATRALTIYWMSTTGLSYLLGSVLGGVLIRAFGIVRVYTATGITGMAIAIFFSLLFAALHKRTAFTNR; encoded by the coding sequence GTGCCGTTTTTTCTTTCTAGAGCCTCTTCCAGCGCTCGCGAGATAGCGACAGAAATCTTTATATACTCAAATCTAAGCGTTACGGCTCTTTTCAGTCAGTTCTTCCACAGCAAAGGCTTTTCATCAATAGAGATCGGGATTCTGATGGCGGTCACTCCTACCCTCTCAATTATTGCAAATCCTTTTTGGTTCAGGCGATCAAGCAGGATAGGGGGGCCGTCTGTTATGGGAATAGTCTCTGTCGTCTCGGCAGTCTCTGTCTGGGCAGTCTTCATTTCACCAGACTTTGAAACTTCATTGATTGCAATGTGTTTCTTCGCATTCTTTGTTGTGAGCATCATACCTATCGCGGAGTCTGTGGTCGTTCCTTCTTTGAGAAACAAGGGGAAACGCTTCGATCGCGTAAGATTGTTCGGTACGATTGGCTATTCCATTACGGCCCTTATATCGGGAATCATACTGAAGTACGGATTTGTCTCTATCTTCATAATAGCCACAGTGTCCCTATCTACAGTGGCCTTGGTAAGCAGAACCTATCCGACGGGAAGGAAGCTGAAAAGGTCAGATGAAGAGATTGATCGTTCATCTTTGCCACTTCAATTCTATCTACTTCTATTGGCCGGTGCCGCCTCAATTACTATTGGAGCGTTTGGATCAACTTTTTTGCCTGTCCTAACCAGTGAAAGGGGATTCGAAGTTTCCTCAACAGGGTTTGCATTTTCGTTAATGGCTTTTTCGGAAGTCCCCTTCCTTTTCTTTGCAGAGAAGGTTGTTGAGAGATTGGGTAACACACGCCTTCTCGTGATAGGAATCTTTGCAACCGGCCTTCGATGGTTTTTGACATCGATGGCGACTTCTTTTCCTATCTTTCTCCTTCTTCAAATGCTTCACGGCATTAACTATATCGTAGTCTATTACTCGGTTATGAATTACATTCATACCAGATTTGAAGCCAGCAAAGCTACCAGAGCGCTTACAATCTACTGGATGTCAACTACAGGACTGAGCTATCTTCTTGGCTCCGTACTTGGCGGTGTACTTATTCGCGCATTCGGGATTGTGAGAGTGTACACTGCCACAGGAATAACCGGTATGGCAATTGCCATCTTCTTCTCGTTGTTATTTGCAGCGCTCCACAAACGAACTGCCTTCACAAACCGTTAA
- a CDS encoding capsule assembly Wzi family protein: MKKITLPFFLVLAVAILASQGTLMFKGTDQYNLFLGRNLVDGRTLFTANAAIPEGFASVQLRQQWTKTSVGTDIFLRVTPQFLIHNFEPFKQKGWLQSVVPLYLRYRYDTLKPWFVLGFESEVSDNITGFINLDIHKDYRSYISHGDNFDSKPYMNFPVELFEGKLEALDMSWPTFGYVSYASDSFYASLGRYKVAWGPMRNGLTISDASSYYDNISSSYTTPLWKNGRFTYSFLVITPTSLLNDEEWVKQGKVWDLNQRRPYTEGAKTIIGHRFDVQFSTWGRLGVGELNVVGGKHPDLNDVNPFIIFHNTYGEDFSNVMASLDLSLVPFKGIELYGEIAIDDVSFGSTEAGARGKPTALAYGGGLRYAMDIKETLLLASVELYHTDTWMYNRWQPLLTFTNRIYTKSELPGSRDFTDYPLGFKYGPDLNGFSLMANAIMTNGLSISFVYDHFKQGEVTLKTPYLNMEEPEDDPGQFTNPEDWSGPVGETVNANIMTLNIMIPYGDFTFGSDFSIYFGDYFKKNGGYEKPIFEIRPYLSYVF; encoded by the coding sequence ATGAAGAAGATCACCTTGCCGTTTTTCTTGGTGTTGGCAGTGGCAATTCTGGCAAGCCAGGGTACCTTGATGTTCAAGGGCACAGATCAATACAACTTGTTTTTGGGCAGAAACTTGGTTGATGGTAGAACGCTCTTTACTGCAAATGCGGCAATTCCAGAGGGATTTGCCTCTGTCCAGCTTAGACAGCAATGGACTAAGACTTCTGTCGGTACCGACATCTTTCTTAGAGTCACTCCGCAGTTCCTGATACATAACTTCGAACCATTCAAGCAAAAGGGTTGGTTGCAATCTGTTGTCCCTCTTTACTTAAGGTATCGGTACGATACTTTAAAGCCCTGGTTTGTGCTGGGTTTTGAGAGCGAAGTATCCGACAACATCACGGGATTCATTAATCTCGACATTCATAAAGACTACAGGAGTTACATCAGTCACGGTGATAACTTTGATTCAAAGCCGTACATGAATTTTCCAGTGGAGCTTTTTGAAGGGAAACTCGAGGCGCTTGATATGAGCTGGCCAACATTCGGTTATGTATCCTATGCTAGCGATAGCTTCTATGCTTCCCTAGGGAGATACAAGGTGGCCTGGGGTCCTATGAGAAACGGATTGACGATAAGTGATGCCTCATCGTATTACGATAATATCTCTTCTTCATATACTACGCCTCTCTGGAAAAACGGCCGTTTTACCTATTCTTTTCTGGTCATAACCCCGACTTCGCTACTGAACGATGAAGAATGGGTGAAGCAGGGAAAGGTGTGGGATCTGAACCAGAGAAGGCCTTACACCGAAGGAGCGAAGACGATCATCGGGCATCGGTTCGATGTTCAGTTTTCGACATGGGGGAGACTCGGCGTAGGCGAGCTCAATGTTGTCGGTGGGAAGCACCCGGATTTGAACGACGTCAACCCATTCATCATCTTCCACAATACCTACGGTGAAGATTTCTCCAACGTCATGGCTTCGCTCGATCTCTCTCTGGTTCCTTTCAAGGGTATTGAACTGTACGGAGAAATCGCCATAGATGACGTTTCTTTCGGGTCTACTGAGGCCGGAGCGCGAGGTAAACCAACGGCACTGGCTTATGGCGGGGGTCTTAGATACGCGATGGATATAAAGGAAACGTTGCTTCTTGCCTCTGTGGAGCTGTATCACACGGACACGTGGATGTACAATCGCTGGCAGCCGCTTCTTACATTTACAAACAGAATCTACACTAAATCCGAACTTCCCGGAAGCAGGGATTTCACAGATTATCCTCTGGGATTCAAGTACGGACCTGATCTCAATGGATTCTCGCTGATGGCTAATGCAATAATGACGAACGGACTTTCAATCTCCTTCGTGTATGATCACTTCAAACAGGGAGAGGTTACTCTTAAAACACCATACTTGAATATGGAAGAACCAGAAGACGACCCCGGTCAGTTTACGAATCCTGAGGATTGGAGTGGTCCTGTCGGTGAGACTGTAAACGCAAACATAATGACGCTGAACATAATGATTCCTTACGGGGATTTCACTTTCGGAAGTGATTTCTCGATTTACTTCGGAGATTATTTCAAGAAGAACGGAGGATACGAGAAGCCGATTTTCGAGATCAGGCCTTATCTGTCGTACGTTTTCTAG
- a CDS encoding AI-2E family transporter gives MKKTRFWVLGYFIAVFMTLFLFPTTSRVLGLAFIFSLIINTPAQFVSRKIPRGALNIVTGIALLSFMFFLIYSVIPITIKGVRSLSLELDSLFNGGTFDKWLEKLPPFISEAIVDVVDSASQWLSDAAIMVGQYVASNITSWITGVVLLIIAGFVIARKTNMIQKSVPILFPGCDQDKVSSFFHSLYKDFQTFIGGQLIIALIVGTIIAVGSTFLGVPNAIFLGLLAGITNFIPYLGVVITSVPMIVLSFVNKGLWGVVGAIVLLVFANQLEIWFLSPKILSNRVKINWFIVLVSIIGFGELLGVFGVVFAVPILIFVKRYWMDFVLSERSGSNWESTIETGTKKVEEVSPQLQEENQTDSQKG, from the coding sequence ATGAAGAAAACAAGGTTCTGGGTTCTTGGATATTTCATAGCAGTGTTTATGACTCTCTTTCTCTTTCCTACGACCTCAAGGGTTCTCGGACTGGCCTTTATATTTTCGCTGATTATCAACACACCGGCTCAATTTGTCAGCAGAAAGATCCCTAGGGGAGCCCTAAACATAGTAACCGGCATAGCTCTTCTATCATTCATGTTCTTCCTTATCTACAGCGTAATTCCTATAACAATCAAGGGTGTGAGAAGCCTTTCGTTGGAGCTGGACTCTCTTTTCAATGGTGGCACCTTCGACAAGTGGCTGGAGAAGCTTCCCCCATTCATTTCCGAAGCGATAGTTGACGTAGTCGATAGCGCTTCCCAATGGTTGAGTGACGCGGCAATCATGGTTGGGCAATACGTTGCCTCAAACATCACTTCATGGATTACAGGCGTTGTCCTGCTCATAATTGCAGGTTTTGTGATCGCAAGGAAGACCAATATGATCCAGAAAAGCGTGCCCATACTCTTTCCCGGGTGTGATCAGGACAAGGTGAGCAGCTTCTTTCACTCACTGTACAAGGATTTTCAGACCTTCATTGGCGGTCAACTGATAATTGCGCTTATTGTCGGAACAATAATCGCAGTAGGATCGACCTTTCTCGGTGTCCCAAATGCGATATTTCTTGGTTTGTTAGCAGGAATAACGAATTTCATCCCTTATCTTGGTGTGGTCATCACGTCAGTTCCGATGATAGTGCTTTCTTTCGTAAACAAAGGACTTTGGGGAGTTGTTGGAGCCATCGTGTTGCTAGTTTTCGCCAACCAGCTGGAGATCTGGTTCCTATCACCAAAAATTCTATCGAACAGAGTTAAAATTAACTGGTTCATCGTGCTGGTATCGATTATAGGGTTTGGGGAGCTGCTTGGCGTCTTTGGAGTTGTTTTCGCAGTTCCAATCCTCATATTCGTAAAGAGGTACTGGATGGACTTCGTTCTCAGTGAAAGGAGTGGTAGTAATTGGGAATCTACGATAGAGACTGGTACAAAGAAAGTCGAAGAAGTGAGTCCTCAACTCCAGGAAGAAAACCAGACAGATTCACAAAAGGGCTGA